In Macadamia integrifolia cultivar HAES 741 chromosome 1, SCU_Mint_v3, whole genome shotgun sequence, a single window of DNA contains:
- the LOC122086430 gene encoding uncharacterized protein LOC122086430, translating to MAFLKVVDDGRDMDHDPGGGRPPDRGRQLRLTDFWKPKLKDASEAVREESEFQAKEDLNSKVDDSRNQKDRGDGVKKTFSTVVGKALPDVEQLPDPIHAGAHTKIIIPQEAYEERLEKFKFALIGRANFKFMSMNDIRKAAGEGWNLKGRISLSPMGKGFILFQFELEGDMSAIWRRNLIKVRGQLIRFQRWKQDFDVHAVNNPTKLVWIRFPGLPLEYWHEKILLTMAKGAGRPVALDRRTRSAAMGNFARVQVEVIIGEKRVEEIQVERKQPGTGEIFWFKQLIVYEDGLAKCGFCKKIGHTLFQCKEKKEVDARDTGAATMVNEGGAGRRSSSEGGGLGEGFVSNLGRNLTHMRQPPTILRTQIRDNSPTSKEGVQGQGDIEIIIPLEKSTNMGTNHNRMGAVNSMEGNGLVSTFNEESGSVDGADMDHISEPGDEAEIDQRRCNSPILEEDEAIYGREDHIGPGQHGEIEEGRDVRFEPQIDNPKTQLQYKDGAMIVYHEDVVEVDRMASILESNMEGRRQQKVAVEYLHCVFYSC from the exons ATGGCGTTTTTGAAAGTGGTAGATGATGGTAGAGATATGGATCATGACCCAGGGGGAGGAAGACCGCCGGATAGGGGCAGGCAACTTCGCCTTACTGATTTCTGGAAACCTAAATTAAAGGATGCATCAGAAGCGGTTAGAGAAGAATCTGAGTTTCAAGCCAAAGAAGATCTGAATTCTAAGGTGGATGACAGCAGAAATCAGAAAGACAGAGGAGATGGTGTGAAGAAAACTTTTTCTACTGTTGTGGGTAAGGCTTTACCGGACGTGGAGCAGTTGCCGGATCCAATACATGCTGGGGCGCACACTAAGATTATCATCCCGCAGGAGGCATATGAGGAGAGGCTGGAAAAATTCAAGTTTGCTTTGATAGGTAGGGCAAACTTCAAATTTATGTCTATGAATGATATTCGTAAAGCTGCAGGAGAGGGGTGGAATTTGAAGGGGAGAATTTCTTTGTCTCCTATGGGGAAAGGCTTCATTTTATTCCAGTTTGAGCTGGAAGGAGATATGTCTGCCATTTGGAGAAGGAACCTAATCAAGGTTAGAGGACAATTGATTCGATTCCAACGCTGGAAACAAGATTTTGATGTGCATGCAGTGAACAACCCAACCAAACTGGTGTGGATCAGATTTCCAGGCCTTCccctggaatattggcatgagaagatcttgttgacaatggctaAAGGGGCAGGTAGACCTGTGGCCCTGGACAGACGCACCAGATCGGCGGCAATGGGGAATTTTGCGCGTGTTCAGGTAGAAGTGAtaattggggagaaaagggtggaAGAGATTCAGGTGGAAAGAAAGCAACCAGGAACGGGGGAgattttttggtttaaacagTTAATCGTATATGAAGATGGGTTAGCTAAATgtggtttttgcaaaaaaatcGGGCATACTTTGTTTCAAtgcaaagagaagaaggaggtggATGCTCGAGACACTGGGGCGGCAACCATGGTGAATGAAGGTGGTGCAGGGCGGAGATCCAGCTCAGAGGGCGGTGGTTTGGGTGAAGGATTTGTTTccaatttgggtagaaatcttaCCCATATGAGACAGCCTCCTACCATATTAAGAACTCAGATTAGGGACAATAGTCCAACATCTAAGGAAGGTGTGCAGGGGCAGGGAGATATTGAAATAATTATTCCCTTAGAGAAGTCTACCAATATGGGAACAAATCACAATCGTATGGGTGCAGTTAACAGTATGGAGGGTAATGGATTGGTGTCTACATTCAATGAGGAATCTGGGTCGGTGGATGGAGCGGATATGGATCATATATCTGAACCAGGAGATGAGGCAGAGATTGATCAACGTAGGTGCAACTCTCCCATTTTAGAGGAGGATGAGGCTATCTATGGCAGGGAGGATCATATTGGTCCAGGTCAGCATGGTGAGATCGAAGAGGGTAGGGATGTGAGGTTCGAGCCTCAAATTGATAATCCAAAAACTCAGTTGCAGTACAAGGACGGGGCTATGATTGTGTATCATGAAGACGTGGTAGAAGTTGATAGAATGGCGAGCATCCTCGAGAGCAATATGGAGGGAAGAAGACAGCAAAAAG TGGCAGTCGAATATCTTCACTGTGTCTTTTATTCATGCTAA